In Streptomyces dangxiongensis, one DNA window encodes the following:
- a CDS encoding CU044_2847 family protein, with translation MSTSPDLALSDGTPVRFLLTSVAGAVPSAVDDDLPEGMGRAVPVGAGSRAVANFAADALRAALRPIGPLLQEVHNVATAVPEPPTELSVTFGVQVGHDLKFGIVGAAGQAHLTVTASWKPGADAGATPGAE, from the coding sequence GTGTCGACTTCACCCGATCTCGCGCTCTCCGACGGCACTCCGGTCCGTTTCCTGCTGACGTCTGTCGCGGGTGCGGTGCCTTCCGCCGTGGACGATGACCTTCCCGAAGGGATGGGCCGGGCCGTGCCGGTCGGGGCCGGCAGCCGAGCGGTCGCGAACTTCGCGGCCGACGCGCTGCGCGCCGCCCTGCGCCCCATCGGGCCGCTGTTGCAGGAGGTCCACAACGTGGCGACGGCGGTGCCCGAGCCACCCACCGAGCTGAGCGTCACCTTCGGCGTGCAGGTCGGGCACGACCTCAAGTTCGGGATCGTCGGCGCGGCCGGGCAGGCGCATCTCACCGTCACGGCCAGCTGGAAGCCGGGCGCGGACGCCGGCGCGACGCCCGGCGCGGAGTGA